GGCTTCATTTACAAGTACGAACCAAAACCAGCGGTCATTCCCCATTAAAGTGAACTCGTCCAGCTAAAGCTGAACATGGGACTTCAGAAGGAAAAGGCAAACACATTAGACAGGATTACAGGATTCGTAGGATAAGGGATTAATAGATAGCGTTTAAAATTGGTTATAAGGTTAAGCTTAAAAGAGTTAACTAAGAGTTAATGTGAATTATTAAAAATATAACAAAACCGCCAAGACAAATTAATGCTAATAAATATTGTATGCAAAGAAATAATGAAGGGAAACAAGCAAAGCTAAAAATCCTGTTGATCCTGTCTAAGAAAATACCCCAAAGAAATACCCCAAAATGTTTATAAAAAAAGAAAATCCCACTGTCGATGTGGGAATCTTAGAATCAAGTAATTCTCATTACTTAAAACAGAATTGAAGTCTTACTTCACGCCAAAAACGCTAATGGTATGTCTAATTTTCTCGGAAAGAACAGGTAATTCCTGGACTACTGCCGTTGTCTCCTCAGTGGAAGCTGCTGCTTCTTCACTAACTGCAGCTATAGCTTGTGCACCCTCAACCAAGTTCTCACTTGTAACCACCTGATTACGGGCAGAATCGGTTACATCCCTGATGGTAACCACAGTTTCAGCAACCTGTTCCTGAATTGCTTTGAAGGAATCACCGGCTTCGCCAGTGGTTTCAATGCCGCTTTGGACAACCTCAACAGCATCGTTAATTCCATCCTGTATATTATTAATTAAAAGGCTTATTTCCTTAGTGGCATTGCTGGATCTTTCCGCCAACCCTCGCACTTCTTCAGCCACTACCGCAAAGCCCCGCCCGTATTCTCCTGCCCGGGCCGCCTCAATGGCTGCATTTAAGGCCAAAAGATTAGTTTGCGCAGCAATATCCTCAATTACAAGTATTATTTGCCCGATTTCGTTTGATTTATCACCTAATTCATTGATCCTTTGGTGAATTACATTCATTCCTTCGACAACTTTTTCCAGTATTTCTCCACCTAATTGTGCCGCCTGTTCAGTATTGGCAGCTACTTCCGCGGCATCTTCGGCCTCTTTGGCTGCATGCCTGGCAGCTGTTGCAAATTCTTCCACCGAGCTTAACAATTTCTGAATCTGGTTAGCCTGTTCCTGGGCACCTTCGCTAATTTTCTCGGTACCGGCTAAGATGGTATCACCCGAACGATCCAGAATTTCAATATTATCTCTGGAACGGGTGAAATAAGCCAGCATACCTTTACATATTCTTTCTAAATTCAGCCCCAGTTTATTAAATTCACCCGTAGTCTTAAAATCCTTGGATGATAATGTTAAATCACCGGCTACAATTTTATCAGAATAATTAATAAGACCTTGAATGGACCTGGATAAGAAACCCAATGCAAAATAAGATAACAAAGTGGCCACCAAAAGACCAATTGCAGCTCCTGCCATCATAGGGTATATCAATTCTCCAATCAGATAATAGGCCAGCAGCAAGCCCAGCCCGGTAGCCAGACCAGCCCCAATTCCCAGAGCGGTTAACCTTATTTTCAATGAAATCATTCTGTTACCCCCTAATTTGCGCCTGATTGAAACGACTTTTTAACCAATTCGGCATCGTTTTTTAACTTATCGGCAATAGCTGCCAGTTCCTGTGAAGAACTTGCGCTCTCCTCTGTACTTGCCACAGCCTCCTGGGTAACAGCAGCAATGGACTCTGCAATTTGCACTTTTTCTTTGCTGGATTCCACCTCTTGCCTGAATTTTTCCGAGTTCCTACCCATTACATCAAGGGTCTCTTGAATTAAATCGATGATTACTTTAAATTGGTCTCCAGCTTCATCCTTGAACGAGATTCCCTGTTCAACAGCCTTTTGTGCAGCTGAAATACCTTCTTCAATTACAGATAACAGCTCAGCAATTCTTTTAGTATCATTACCCGCTGTTTCTGCCAGTGCTTCTACTTCATTAGCAACAACTGCAAATCCCTTTCCGTGCTCTCCTGCCCTTGCCGCCTCAATATCGGCATTTAGAGCTAAAAGCTTTGTCTGGCCTGCAATGCCATCAATTACTTCTACAAATTGTTTAATTTTTAGGGAAAGTTGCTTTAACTCATTAATTTTTTGTTCGATTGCTTCCATATCACCGGCTACTTTTTCAATAACATCCGCACCAAGAGAAGCATTATCCATAGAGCTACGGGCCAACTTAGCTGAGCTTTCCGCTTTTTCAGCAGAATTATTGGCCCCGGCAGCTAACTCTTCCAGTGATTCAAGTGCATTTTGAACTTGTTGTGCTTGATCCTGGCTGCCTGAACTAATTTGATCGGTATTGCTGGAAATACTTTGAGACACATCTGCTATCTGCTGGGCATTTTTTTGCAAACCCATCACATATTTTTCAACACCTTTATTCATTTTCATAACGTTGCCAAACAGCTTTATTAAATCCTTTTCTTTTCGCTTGTAATCAAATTGGTAATCGAATTCTCCCGCTGCCATTCCTACCGACCACTCCAGAAACTGAGCCAAAACCTTTTCAAAAGAAGAACTAAAAGAATATACCAGTGCCGCCATAATTAAAATTCCTACAGCCATACCAATGAATAGACCGGTTAAAGATTGACTGGTCGTATACCCGGCAAAGGATAAAACAATCATAAAAAGTCCTGTCCCGAATATTAATGCAGTAAATTTTGCCCTTAGAGTCAGTATGTACCCCTCCCTTTTAAGTTGATTTATCATGCAACGCTACTAAAAGTATTTACTGTAAATATTCTGCAAAATTACTCCATATTCCTCCAGGTTTGCAGTTAAAAAGTGGTTAACTGTCATAATTTTAACTAATTAAAATATCAACCATGGATCGAATGTGACGGTTATCTGTGCCACAACACCCGCCAAGAATCTTGAGGCCGAATCTATGGTATAGGCGAGCCATTAATTGGGCTGTAACTGAAGGCTCTTCTGTATGAAGTTCCGCACTGCCATCCAGTTCTTCGGGGCTTTTGGAGGATGTGTTAGCCTGAAGCCCTAGAACCCTTTTCCTAACAAAGGAAGAGGAATTAATTTCACTGGTTATAGCACTTTCGAAAATAGTAGGATGAACGCAATTAATCATATAACCAAGCGGATTAGGGGAAACTTCGGAGTCGATTAGAGCTATTGCTTCCTTAAGAGCTGTTCCGTCTAATAAAGTTCCCTCCGGCCGGACTACAAAACTTAAAATATAAGGAGTGTCGCAAGTTGACATTGCTTTAGCCATTCCCAGTGCTTCGGACACCGCTGGAAGAGTATAACCAATAAGGAAATCAACACCTGCCCTGGTTAACTCCTCAACCTGGGAAAGGTGGAATGACAGAGCCTCATCCCCCGGTAAGGCTTCTTTAGGCTTGTACGAATCACCCTTGCTTGCCATCGACCCGCCGACAAATACTTTATTAGAATACTCTCCGTAAGTCTGGCGAAGGGCATCCATAAATTGAAAACAGTCCCTGTTAACATTTTTTGCAGCAAAACCGGATTTTTTTATTCGTTCCGGGTTAGCTCGCGCTGTGGGCGTGGCCAGAAACATAGGCAAGTTGTAATCTCTGCCGATATCGGCATATTGCTTAAATATTTTTGTCAGCACAGCCTGTCCTTCACTGTCGTATATTAACCCTGCACCGTGGATATAGGGGTTTAATTTAATATTAAATTCCCTGTGAATTCTTTCATCAGTGCCACCTTCGGTGATAATAAAAGGGCTTTTTTGCAAAGTTGTTTTAAAATCCATGTAATTATTTCCTCCTTACGCTTTGTTGTATGAAAATAATTAAGCCGGCGCCGCCGGCTTAGTACTCTCCTCACCTAAATTTGCCCAACAACCGCCTATGCAAGTTCTGCTTCCCGCTGAGCTGCCTTTTTAAGCGTTGCGTTTCTCTAAGGTCAACTACTTGTGCTATTTGCCGTTTAATACGGTTAATTTCCTCTTCTATGCGAGCAACAGCTTCCTGGCGTTGGTGTTCCGATATGGTCATAAAGTGTTCACCTCTTAAAATGAATTCGAGCTACAAAATATTTTTTCCTGCCCGGCAGGAACTTACCCTGTACACCAAAAGTAAAAGCCCCACTCATTAAATAATAAGTGGGGCTTTTTTTTAACATACTATTTGTTACCTTGGGCTTTTTGG
This window of the Bacillota bacterium genome carries:
- a CDS encoding methyl-accepting chemotaxis protein, translating into MISLKIRLTALGIGAGLATGLGLLLAYYLIGELIYPMMAGAAIGLLVATLLSYFALGFLSRSIQGLINYSDKIVAGDLTLSSKDFKTTGEFNKLGLNLERICKGMLAYFTRSRDNIEILDRSGDTILAGTEKISEGAQEQANQIQKLLSSVEEFATAARHAAKEAEDAAEVAANTEQAAQLGGEILEKVVEGMNVIHQRINELGDKSNEIGQIILVIEDIAAQTNLLALNAAIEAARAGEYGRGFAVVAEEVRGLAERSSNATKEISLLINNIQDGINDAVEVVQSGIETTGEAGDSFKAIQEQVAETVVTIRDVTDSARNQVVTSENLVEGAQAIAAVSEEAAASTEETTAVVQELPVLSEKIRHTISVFGVK
- a CDS encoding homocysteine S-methyltransferase family protein; the protein is MDFKTTLQKSPFIITEGGTDERIHREFNIKLNPYIHGAGLIYDSEGQAVLTKIFKQYADIGRDYNLPMFLATPTARANPERIKKSGFAAKNVNRDCFQFMDALRQTYGEYSNKVFVGGSMASKGDSYKPKEALPGDEALSFHLSQVEELTRAGVDFLIGYTLPAVSEALGMAKAMSTCDTPYILSFVVRPEGTLLDGTALKEAIALIDSEVSPNPLGYMINCVHPTIFESAITSEINSSSFVRKRVLGLQANTSSKSPEELDGSAELHTEEPSVTAQLMARLYHRFGLKILGGCCGTDNRHIRSMVDILIS